Proteins from a genomic interval of Vreelandella profundi:
- the hisH gene encoding imidazole glycerol phosphate synthase subunit HisH has product MTIAVIDYGMGNLHSVAKALEHVTHENVVITRDPRRILGATRLVLPGQGAIRDCVGELERTDLRGLVDEILTRQDKPLLGICVGQQMLLERSEENGGVACLGFFKGSVDRFPNDMRDAHEQRLKVPHMGWNVVEQHHDHPLWAGIDNREHFYFVHSYYVNAADDAQVFGTTQYGKVNAHVAIGRDATFAVQFHPEKSSRAGLRLLENFVTWTP; this is encoded by the coding sequence ATGACCATTGCGGTGATCGACTATGGAATGGGCAACCTGCATTCCGTGGCCAAAGCGCTGGAACACGTGACGCATGAAAATGTGGTTATTACCCGCGACCCGCGGCGTATTCTTGGTGCGACTCGCCTAGTACTACCGGGCCAAGGGGCCATCCGCGACTGCGTTGGCGAACTTGAGCGCACCGATTTACGCGGGCTGGTGGATGAGATTTTAACGCGCCAAGATAAACCGCTGCTAGGTATTTGCGTGGGTCAGCAAATGCTGCTGGAGCGTAGCGAAGAAAACGGCGGCGTGGCGTGCCTAGGGTTCTTCAAAGGTAGCGTAGATCGTTTTCCTAACGATATGCGCGATGCTCACGAGCAGCGTTTAAAAGTCCCTCACATGGGCTGGAATGTCGTTGAGCAGCATCACGACCATCCGCTGTGGGCGGGCATTGATAACCGCGAACACTTCTACTTCGTGCATAGCTATTATGTCAATGCCGCAGACGATGCTCAGGTGTTTGGCACGACTCAATATGGCAAGGTAAACGCCCATGTCGCCATTGGCCGCGATGCGACCTTCGCGGTGCAGTTTCACCCCGAAAAAAGCTCCCGCGCCGGTCTTCGCCTACTCGAAAACTTCGTCACCTGGACGCCCTGA
- the hisA gene encoding 1-(5-phosphoribosyl)-5-[(5-phosphoribosylamino)methylideneamino]imidazole-4-carboxamide isomerase gives MLVIPAIDLKDGQCVRLKQGRMEDATSYGDDPVAMAARWVEAGARRLHLVDLNGAFEGKPVNGDAVTAIARAYPNLPIQIGGGIRSAETIEHYLSAGVAYVIIGTKAVKEPAFVGEMCRAFPGHVIVGLDAKDGYVATDGWAEVSTIKATELAKRFANDGVSSIVYTDIARDGMMQGVNVEATAALAREGGLPVIASGGVTNLDDIRALCDVADSGILGAITGRAIYEGSLDVDEAQRLSDQLTGDRS, from the coding sequence ATGTTAGTCATTCCCGCTATTGATCTCAAAGACGGCCAGTGTGTGCGGCTAAAACAAGGCCGCATGGAAGACGCCACCTCTTACGGCGATGACCCGGTAGCCATGGCGGCACGCTGGGTGGAAGCCGGTGCACGCAGGCTGCATCTTGTAGATTTAAACGGCGCCTTTGAAGGCAAGCCGGTGAATGGCGATGCCGTGACCGCTATCGCCCGCGCCTATCCCAACCTGCCGATTCAGATTGGCGGCGGCATCCGTAGTGCAGAAACGATTGAGCACTACCTAAGCGCTGGCGTCGCCTACGTCATTATCGGCACCAAAGCGGTAAAAGAGCCTGCCTTTGTAGGCGAAATGTGCCGCGCATTCCCAGGTCATGTGATTGTTGGGCTCGACGCTAAAGACGGCTATGTCGCCACCGACGGCTGGGCAGAAGTGTCGACGATTAAAGCCACAGAACTGGCCAAGCGCTTCGCCAACGATGGCGTATCCAGCATCGTTTACACCGATATTGCCCGCGATGGCATGATGCAGGGTGTCAACGTAGAAGCCACCGCGGCGCTTGCTCGCGAAGGCGGCTTACCGGTGATTGCCTCCGGCGGCGTGACCAATCTAGACGACATCAGAGCGCTGTGCGATGTCGCTGACAGCGGTATTTTAGGCGCTATCACCGGCCGCGCTATTTACGAAGGCAGCCTGGATGTCGATGAAGCACAGCGCCTGAGCGACCAGCTAACAGGAGACCGCTCATGA
- the hisF gene encoding imidazole glycerol phosphate synthase subunit HisF translates to MSLTKRIIPCLDVDAGRVVKGVNFVGIRDAGDPVEIAQRYNQQGADEITFLDITASHEDRDTTVEMVERIAGEVFIPLTVGGGIRTCDDIRTMLNAGADKVSINTAAVTNPDFVREAAERFGSQCIVVAIDAKRVSAEGETPRWEIFTHGGRRATGLDAVEWAKKMVEFGAGELLLTSMDRDGTKIGFDLGVTHAISEAVSVPVIASGGVGNLDHFVDGVLKGGADAVLAASIFHFGEYTIPEAKRYMAERGIEMRL, encoded by the coding sequence ATGAGCCTTACTAAACGTATTATCCCCTGCCTGGATGTAGACGCCGGGCGGGTGGTTAAAGGCGTTAATTTTGTCGGCATTCGTGATGCCGGCGACCCGGTGGAGATCGCTCAGCGCTACAATCAGCAAGGTGCTGACGAAATCACCTTTCTGGATATTACCGCCAGTCACGAAGATCGCGACACTACAGTTGAAATGGTCGAGCGCATTGCGGGTGAAGTGTTTATTCCATTAACCGTGGGCGGCGGCATTCGCACCTGTGATGACATTCGCACCATGCTTAACGCCGGGGCGGACAAAGTCTCGATCAATACCGCAGCGGTCACCAACCCCGACTTCGTGCGCGAAGCCGCGGAACGTTTTGGCAGCCAGTGCATTGTCGTCGCAATCGATGCCAAGCGAGTGTCTGCCGAGGGCGAAACGCCGCGTTGGGAAATTTTCACCCACGGTGGCCGTCGCGCAACGGGGCTCGACGCCGTTGAATGGGCAAAGAAAATGGTGGAATTCGGCGCAGGCGAACTGCTGCTTACCAGCATGGATCGCGATGGCACCAAGATTGGCTTTGACTTAGGCGTCACCCACGCGATTTCCGAAGCGGTGAGCGTTCCTGTGATTGCCTCGGGCGGTGTGGGCAACCTGGATCACTTCGTGGACGGCGTGTTAAAAGGCGGTGCCGATGCGGTGCTGGCCGCCAGCATTTTCCACTTCGGCGAGTACACGATTCCTGAAGCAAAACGCTACATGGCAGAGCGTGGCATTGAAATGCGCCTTTAA
- a CDS encoding YjaG family protein → MAPKPIGFYQRLQELSLPAQQAFMAALCERLLPNYALYEQTTGQGDGHTLSAVLSLVWERLSVPSASIDFARQAEKLAECEPPEGDDSFGARRALDAVVSLSALLDTLQGDAPEAVLDVSRTSRAGVRAFIELTEGEDDAQALALIIRDHPLMDDENDFQDAVLEAVCEPLDKAALKEVRQLGRNGGISNLGLTLDEGDE, encoded by the coding sequence ATGGCGCCTAAACCCATAGGATTTTATCAACGACTACAAGAGCTTTCGTTACCCGCCCAGCAGGCCTTTATGGCGGCGCTTTGCGAACGCTTGTTGCCCAACTACGCGCTCTATGAGCAAACCACCGGACAGGGCGACGGTCACACGCTTAGTGCGGTGCTGAGTCTGGTTTGGGAGCGGCTGAGCGTGCCTAGCGCCAGTATCGATTTTGCCCGTCAGGCGGAAAAGCTAGCCGAATGTGAGCCGCCTGAAGGCGACGACAGCTTTGGCGCCCGCCGCGCGCTGGACGCGGTAGTGTCCCTTTCGGCACTGCTTGATACGCTGCAGGGCGACGCTCCAGAGGCCGTGCTAGATGTGAGTCGCACCTCGCGTGCGGGCGTGCGCGCCTTTATTGAGCTCACTGAAGGTGAAGACGATGCCCAGGCGTTGGCGCTGATTATTCGAGACCATCCGCTGATGGACGATGAAAATGACTTCCAGGATGCCGTGCTGGAAGCGGTCTGCGAGCCGCTAGATAAAGCGGCGCTGAAAGAGGTGCGTCAGCTGGGCCGCAATGGCGGCATCAGTAACTTGGGTTTAACGCTTGATGAGGGTGATGAATAG
- a CDS encoding type 1 glutamine amidotransferase, whose amino-acid sequence MHIHLLQHGPDHGPARLTDWLASMGHSYSIYHLYADELTPRPNEADALIVLDGPEELLSEPPRWFKAEEKLINRYLDGQKPLLGIGLGAHWIARALGAVVAPGTYAEAGWHTVTLAPESTFDLPETFSAFMWHRLIFSLPDEAIALGGSEAAPLQGFAWDRGRVMGLLCHLEATPASVNWLLSNTQPYATSKAGTRYVQDNAKITENADRFIQLAPLLDRLMTQWLKAT is encoded by the coding sequence ATGCATATTCATCTGCTACAGCACGGCCCTGACCATGGCCCCGCCCGTTTGACGGATTGGTTAGCCAGTATGGGCCATAGTTACAGCATTTATCATCTCTATGCGGATGAATTAACCCCGCGCCCCAATGAAGCTGACGCGCTCATAGTGCTTGATGGACCGGAGGAGCTGCTCAGCGAACCTCCCCGCTGGTTCAAAGCCGAAGAAAAACTGATTAATCGCTACCTAGATGGCCAAAAACCGCTGCTGGGCATTGGCTTGGGCGCCCATTGGATAGCGCGTGCGCTGGGTGCAGTGGTCGCGCCTGGGACCTATGCCGAAGCCGGCTGGCACACCGTGACACTGGCGCCAGAAAGCACGTTCGATTTACCAGAAACGTTTAGCGCTTTCATGTGGCATCGCTTGATTTTCAGCCTGCCTGATGAGGCCATTGCGCTCGGCGGTAGCGAAGCAGCACCGCTGCAGGGGTTTGCTTGGGACAGAGGTCGCGTCATGGGTCTGCTGTGCCATTTAGAAGCCACTCCCGCCAGCGTCAACTGGCTACTGAGCAATACTCAGCCATACGCAACGTCTAAAGCCGGCACGCGCTATGTGCAGGATAATGCAAAAATCACTGAAAACGCTGACCGTTTTATTCAGCTAGCGCCGCTACTAGACCGGTTAATGACGCAGTGGCTGAAAGCAACATAG
- the mnmH gene encoding tRNA 2-selenouridine(34) synthase MnmH — protein sequence MTLATTPAALRLIEQGRPLIDVRAPVEFAQGALPGAVNLPLMIDDERHQVGIAYKQQGQAAAIALGERLVSGEVKQARVQAWQAYLAEHPDALIYCFRGGLRSQIAQQWLAEIGVSRPRLDGGWKAMRQALCEHIDTAALQPMLVIAGLTGCAKTTLINQLDNGVDLEAFAHHKGSAFGRRPEEPATQINFEHALAKRLLALPAGLVIEDESRHIGNANIPLSFWKALQQAPRVRIEMPLDWRLSQIQQDYIIDLEQAYAVRHGVYKGWPLMQQQLSNALLRLGKRLGNARLQRLQRLQALAFKEHAHGNPQAHEAWLAPLLTEYYDPLYRYHLEKQRAVAPPEIHVGDWDSCLTAARQWNC from the coding sequence GTGACATTGGCCACGACGCCTGCGGCATTGCGCTTAATTGAACAGGGGCGGCCGCTCATCGATGTGCGCGCCCCGGTAGAGTTTGCTCAGGGGGCGCTGCCAGGCGCGGTTAATCTACCTCTGATGATAGACGATGAGCGTCATCAGGTCGGTATCGCCTATAAGCAGCAAGGGCAGGCCGCGGCGATTGCGCTAGGCGAGCGATTGGTGAGCGGTGAGGTCAAGCAAGCTCGCGTTCAGGCATGGCAGGCGTACCTAGCCGAGCATCCTGACGCGTTAATATATTGCTTTCGTGGCGGGCTGCGTTCGCAAATTGCTCAGCAATGGCTAGCAGAGATCGGTGTTTCAAGACCGCGCCTAGACGGTGGCTGGAAAGCCATGCGCCAAGCGCTGTGTGAGCACATTGACACCGCGGCGCTGCAGCCGATGCTCGTTATTGCAGGGCTAACCGGGTGTGCGAAAACTACGCTGATTAATCAGCTCGACAACGGCGTCGATTTGGAAGCCTTTGCGCATCATAAGGGCTCTGCCTTTGGGCGTAGGCCAGAGGAGCCTGCTACCCAAATAAATTTTGAACATGCGTTAGCTAAACGGCTATTAGCACTGCCCGCAGGGCTCGTCATTGAAGATGAGTCTCGTCACATTGGTAACGCCAATATTCCGCTAAGCTTCTGGAAAGCATTACAGCAAGCCCCGCGAGTGCGTATCGAAATGCCGCTAGACTGGCGGCTCTCGCAGATTCAGCAGGACTATATTATCGATCTTGAGCAGGCCTATGCGGTCCGCCACGGGGTTTATAAAGGCTGGCCACTGATGCAGCAGCAGTTAAGCAACGCGCTGTTGCGCTTAGGAAAACGCTTAGGCAATGCTCGGCTGCAGCGGTTACAACGCCTGCAGGCGCTGGCATTTAAGGAGCATGCCCATGGCAATCCACAGGCCCATGAGGCATGGCTTGCTCCGCTGCTTACCGAATACTATGACCCGCTCTATCGCTACCATTTAGAGAAGCAGCGAGCCGTGGCACCGCCAGAAATTCATGTTGGCGATTGGGACAGCTGCTTGACCGCTGCCAGGCAGTGGAACTGCTAG
- the selD gene encoding selenide, water dikinase SelD — MSSIRLTQYSHGAGCGCKIAPDVLDSILAKAGPAAGHKQLIVGNQGREDAAVYDLGDGRGMIATTDFFMPIVDDPFDFGRIAATNAISDVYAMGGTPVMALGILGWPLDKLSAEVAGDVMAGAQAVCRELGVALAGGHSIDAPEPIFGLAVNGLVDLNKLKLNSTAKPGDLLFLTKPLGVGMLTTAEKRGWLEVGHHGLARETMLKANSIGVKLAEVQGVNAMTDVTGFGLAGHLTEMCQASSVMARIDFRRLPRLAEAEAYRRKGAVPGGTLRNREALGESLPAMDEAHWQWLCDPQTSGGLLISVDPAWEDDVKRIGREHGLDLQSFGVMAARSAKASIEVIG; from the coding sequence ATGAGTTCCATTCGTTTAACCCAGTATAGCCATGGCGCCGGGTGCGGCTGCAAAATTGCTCCCGACGTCCTGGACAGCATTTTAGCCAAGGCCGGGCCAGCGGCGGGGCATAAGCAGCTTATCGTCGGTAATCAAGGGCGCGAAGATGCCGCCGTGTATGACCTAGGCGATGGACGCGGAATGATTGCGACCACGGACTTCTTTATGCCGATTGTTGATGACCCCTTTGACTTTGGCCGCATCGCTGCCACCAATGCGATCAGCGACGTTTATGCGATGGGCGGCACGCCGGTGATGGCATTGGGCATCTTGGGCTGGCCGCTGGATAAACTGAGTGCAGAGGTCGCTGGCGACGTTATGGCAGGGGCGCAGGCAGTTTGCCGCGAGCTTGGCGTTGCGCTGGCTGGCGGTCACTCGATTGACGCACCTGAGCCCATTTTCGGGCTCGCTGTAAACGGCCTGGTTGATCTCAACAAGCTCAAGTTGAACAGCACCGCCAAGCCCGGCGACTTACTGTTTTTAACCAAGCCGCTTGGCGTGGGTATGTTAACCACGGCTGAAAAGCGCGGCTGGTTGGAAGTCGGTCATCACGGCCTAGCCCGTGAAACCATGCTGAAAGCGAACAGTATTGGCGTGAAGCTTGCCGAGGTTCAAGGGGTGAACGCCATGACGGACGTCACCGGCTTTGGCTTAGCGGGCCATCTCACTGAAATGTGTCAAGCAAGCAGCGTGATGGCTCGCATTGATTTTCGTCGCCTGCCGCGCCTAGCCGAAGCTGAGGCATACCGGCGTAAAGGCGCCGTGCCGGGCGGTACGCTGCGCAATCGCGAAGCGCTGGGAGAGAGTTTGCCCGCCATGGATGAAGCACACTGGCAGTGGCTATGCGACCCACAGACCTCTGGTGGGCTGCTGATTAGCGTTGACCCCGCCTGGGAAGATGATGTGAAGCGCATTGGCCGAGAGCACGGCTTGGACTTACAGTCATTTGGCGTGATGGCCGCGCGCAGCGCTAAGGCGAGCATCGAGGTGATTGGGTGA
- the radA gene encoding DNA repair protein RadA: MAKAKSAFVCTECGAEYRKWQGQCSSCQEWNTLSEVHLASARPGGGAASGRSGYAGDLSREVIDLGNVDLSEVPRMSSTFAEFDRVLGGGLVPGSAVLLGGNPGAGKSTLLLQTACKLAQQRRILYVTGEESLSQVAMRAHRLQLPTNGLKMLAETSVETILAVSEREKPEILVIDSIQTMHLEDISSAPGGVAQVRESAAALTRFAKKTNTVLLLVGHVTKDGTLAGPKVLEHMIDASLLLEGGADSRFRTLRGQKNRFGAVNELGVFAMLEQGLKEVKNPSAIFLSRQEEQAPGSLVMVVWEGTRPILVEVQALVDESALGNPRRVAVGVDQNRLAMLLAVLNRHGGLFTGDQDVFLNVVGGVKVLETSADLAVLLAVVSSLQNRALPKELVVFGEVGLSGEIRPVPSGQERIAEAAKHGFLRAIVPRANAPKQAPKGMEVIAVDKLSDALDAL, translated from the coding sequence GTGGCCAAAGCCAAAAGCGCCTTTGTATGTACCGAATGCGGTGCTGAATATCGCAAATGGCAGGGGCAGTGCAGCAGTTGCCAAGAGTGGAACACGCTAAGCGAAGTGCACTTGGCGAGTGCTCGTCCGGGCGGCGGAGCCGCATCCGGCCGGTCAGGCTACGCGGGAGATCTTTCGCGTGAAGTGATCGACCTTGGCAATGTTGATCTCAGTGAAGTGCCTCGTATGAGCTCTACTTTCGCAGAGTTTGATCGCGTATTGGGCGGCGGGCTTGTGCCTGGGTCGGCGGTGCTGTTGGGCGGTAATCCTGGGGCAGGAAAGTCGACGCTGCTGCTTCAAACGGCCTGTAAATTAGCGCAGCAACGACGCATTTTGTATGTTACCGGGGAAGAGTCGCTTTCTCAGGTAGCGATGCGTGCGCATCGCCTGCAGCTGCCTACCAACGGACTGAAAATGCTGGCCGAGACCAGCGTAGAAACCATTCTGGCGGTATCTGAGCGCGAAAAGCCCGAAATCCTAGTGATTGATTCCATTCAAACGATGCACCTGGAAGATATCAGCTCGGCGCCTGGCGGCGTTGCGCAGGTGCGCGAATCTGCTGCCGCGCTGACGCGCTTTGCCAAAAAAACCAATACCGTCCTGCTGCTGGTTGGGCATGTCACAAAAGATGGCACCCTGGCGGGGCCTAAAGTACTCGAGCATATGATTGATGCCTCGCTACTGTTAGAGGGCGGCGCAGACTCACGCTTTCGTACCCTGCGTGGCCAGAAAAACCGCTTTGGCGCCGTCAATGAGTTAGGCGTCTTCGCGATGCTGGAGCAGGGTCTTAAAGAGGTTAAAAACCCCAGCGCAATTTTTCTTTCCCGCCAGGAAGAGCAGGCGCCGGGTAGTTTGGTCATGGTGGTATGGGAAGGAACGCGGCCCATTTTAGTCGAGGTGCAGGCGCTCGTTGACGAATCCGCGCTGGGCAATCCACGGCGTGTGGCGGTGGGCGTAGATCAAAACCGTCTGGCTATGCTGCTGGCGGTGCTCAATCGACACGGCGGCTTGTTTACCGGCGATCAAGACGTCTTCTTAAACGTTGTCGGCGGAGTGAAGGTGCTGGAAACCAGTGCCGATTTAGCCGTTCTTTTAGCGGTGGTGTCGAGCTTGCAAAATCGGGCGCTGCCCAAAGAGCTAGTGGTGTTTGGCGAAGTGGGGCTGTCAGGCGAGATACGCCCGGTGCCCAGCGGCCAAGAGCGCATTGCCGAGGCTGCCAAGCACGGATTCTTGCGCGCCATTGTACCCCGCGCAAATGCCCCCAAGCAGGCGCCAAAAGGCATGGAGGTTATTGCCGTGGATAAATTAAGCGACGCCCTAGACGCGCTGTAG
- a CDS encoding copper resistance protein NlpE N-terminal domain-containing protein, which yields MQLRSLLAGSAMLALLAGCAGGQMEQQQEEAAAAQANYKGSLPCRNCDGIDLDVTMIGEEMSAAEERTFTLNATYRNHPQTPPDENYAGNWEVLTGTPSDPDATVYELTPNGEGQIYYFMRIDERTLELIDPERRRFENGEMLQLTRQ from the coding sequence ATGCAACTCAGGAGTTTGCTAGCCGGTTCGGCTATGTTGGCACTGCTGGCTGGCTGTGCGGGCGGCCAAATGGAACAGCAGCAGGAAGAGGCTGCTGCCGCGCAGGCTAACTACAAGGGCTCACTGCCTTGCCGTAACTGCGACGGTATTGACCTGGATGTCACGATGATCGGTGAAGAAATGAGCGCAGCTGAAGAGCGCACGTTCACACTGAACGCGACTTACCGTAACCATCCCCAAACACCGCCGGATGAAAACTACGCCGGCAACTGGGAAGTGCTGACAGGCACGCCGTCTGATCCAGATGCTACGGTTTACGAGCTAACGCCAAATGGCGAAGGCCAGATTTACTACTTCATGCGCATTGATGAGCGCACGTTGGAGTTGATCGACCCTGAGCGTCGCCGTTTTGAAAATGGTGAGATGCTACAGCTAACGCGTCAGTAG
- the hisC gene encoding histidinol-phosphate transaminase has product MSQYWSPAVRELTPYVPGEQPREQLVKLNTNENPYPPAPGVGEALRHYATDHLRLYPDPTSADLREALAENFQVASSQVFVGNGSDEVLAFAFQAFFCHPAPLDVPDITYSFYPVYANLYRIELRKHPLTANWEVDTDALAADTERSGVIFANPNAPTGHAHSLETIEALLKRVTDRVVLIDEAYVDFGAESAVTLVNRYPNLLVTGTFSKSRSLAGLRLGYAVGSEALIDGLQRVKDSFNSYPVDSLASVVGIAALKDAEHFEACREYVITTRERTRQRLEALGFEVLPSKANFVLAQHASFAGAQLYAGLRERGILVRHFNTPELNNFLRITIGTDDEMDNLIETLEAICA; this is encoded by the coding sequence ATGAGCCAATACTGGAGTCCGGCCGTTCGCGAACTTACGCCTTACGTGCCCGGCGAGCAGCCACGCGAGCAGCTGGTGAAGCTCAATACCAATGAAAACCCTTACCCGCCGGCACCCGGCGTCGGTGAAGCACTGCGTCATTACGCTACCGATCATCTCCGGCTCTACCCTGACCCAACCTCTGCCGATCTGCGCGAAGCGCTGGCGGAGAATTTTCAGGTGGCTAGTAGCCAAGTGTTTGTTGGCAATGGCTCCGATGAGGTGCTCGCGTTTGCTTTTCAGGCTTTCTTTTGCCATCCGGCGCCACTTGACGTGCCGGACATTACATACAGCTTCTATCCTGTGTATGCCAACCTTTACCGCATAGAGCTGCGCAAGCATCCACTTACGGCGAACTGGGAAGTCGATACGGACGCGCTTGCGGCAGATACAGAGCGCAGCGGCGTTATTTTCGCCAACCCGAATGCACCTACTGGCCATGCCCACTCTCTTGAGACGATTGAGGCACTGCTTAAGCGCGTGACAGACCGGGTGGTACTCATTGATGAAGCATACGTCGATTTCGGCGCTGAGAGCGCCGTGACGCTGGTTAACCGCTATCCTAATCTGCTAGTCACAGGGACATTTTCAAAATCCCGCAGCTTGGCGGGCTTACGTTTAGGCTATGCGGTGGGCTCAGAGGCGTTGATCGACGGCCTTCAACGAGTCAAAGACTCCTTCAATTCGTACCCGGTGGACAGCTTAGCTAGCGTTGTCGGCATCGCAGCACTTAAAGATGCTGAGCACTTTGAGGCATGCCGCGAATATGTCATCACCACGCGAGAACGTACTCGCCAGCGCCTTGAGGCATTAGGGTTTGAAGTGTTGCCATCTAAAGCTAACTTTGTGCTTGCCCAGCATGCTAGTTTTGCAGGTGCTCAACTATATGCTGGACTACGCGAGCGCGGCATTTTGGTGCGTCACTTTAATACCCCAGAGCTCAATAACTTCTTACGGATTACCATCGGCACCGATGATGAAATGGATAATCTGATTGAAACGCTAGAGGCAATCTGCGCTTAA